In a genomic window of Parcubacteria group bacterium ADurb.Bin159:
- the epsJ_3 gene encoding putative glycosyltransferase EpsJ: MAKDKSPLVSIVVPAYNAEKYIKDCINSVLQQTYSNFELILIDDGSTDNTAKIMGSFTDKRIIFLPQTNNRGVSFARNVGIKIAKGKWITFLDADDCFAPKRLKHIIPIAEEAGPNFFISDNLQICLDTPEGLKPLTTGFAQYHINIAYQSTKDYTFTDFLKNPLGLKPLIPLDAIIKNKILFDETISSAEDFKYWCQLFQIGLILRIYNEPLYLYRLTPNSLSTNRENSARQLIKVLKQMLTWSNLNSDTILAINNLLQKEKDAQIINLFTKNIKQKNLKYCLQLLKSYPDLLLKLPKLSYVSFRYRWAVFRNKANLK, encoded by the coding sequence ATGGCAAAAGATAAAAGCCCATTAGTTTCTATTGTAGTACCTGCCTATAATGCTGAAAAGTATATTAAAGATTGCATCAATTCGGTGCTCCAACAAACTTATTCTAATTTTGAATTAATTCTTATAGATGATGGATCTACAGATAATACGGCAAAAATTATGGGGTCTTTTACTGATAAACGGATTATATTCTTGCCCCAAACAAATAATCGTGGTGTATCTTTTGCTAGAAACGTAGGAATAAAAATCGCCAAAGGAAAATGGATTACATTTTTAGACGCTGATGATTGTTTTGCTCCAAAAAGATTAAAACATATAATCCCAATAGCCGAAGAAGCAGGACCTAACTTTTTTATTTCTGATAATCTACAAATATGCCTTGACACACCTGAGGGGTTAAAACCTTTGACCACAGGATTTGCTCAATACCACATCAATATTGCTTACCAATCAACAAAAGATTATACTTTTACAGATTTTTTAAAAAATCCTTTAGGGTTGAAACCATTGATCCCCTTAGATGCTATAATTAAAAATAAAATTCTATTTGATGAAACCATTTCTAGTGCGGAAGATTTTAAATATTGGTGCCAACTTTTTCAGATAGGTCTTATTCTACGAATATATAATGAACCACTATATCTTTATCGTTTAACTCCTAATTCACTGTCTACAAATAGAGAGAATAGTGCTAGGCAACTAATCAAGGTTCTTAAACAAATGTTAACTTGGTCAAATCTTAATTCCGATACTATTTTGGCAATAAATAACTTATTACAAAAAGAAAAAGATGCGCAAATTATTAATCTGTTTACCAAAAATATTAAGCAAAAAAACCTAAAATACTGCTTACAATTGTTAAAATCTTATCCTGATTTATTACTAAAACTTCCAAAGCTCTCTTATGTGTCTTTCCGCTATCGTTGGGCGGTTTTTAGAAATAAAGCAAATTTAAAATAA